The proteins below are encoded in one region of Salvelinus namaycush isolate Seneca chromosome 32, SaNama_1.0, whole genome shotgun sequence:
- the LOC120026888 gene encoding major histocompatibility complex class I-related gene protein-like encodes MISFCLLFLWIPITSAAPHSMKYLYTAVSGDTDFPEFMVVGLLDDHQFVYFDSNTKTLGLTTEWMKKKAGKYYRKLYTEPLINQHEGFKNLITFAKKQFNQTQSKAVHTIQNLYGCEWNDETELQDYFHHYGYDGEDFISLDMKTVRWITSVQQADTIKQKWDDNSKNLHYLKWYFTKECIDTLKKYLNFASSVLKRIAPPSVSLLQKTPSSPVTCHATGFYPSGVTVSWQKDGQEQHEDVLHGEILPNDDGTFQKSAHLTMDCDEWKNNNYTCVVEHKENIIAIRLDQSVIKTNSDKPPEFGPIMIGVVVAVILLALITIAGFIMWNRKRTVSDDGSNPSMTQQNQIQLEVSLSLIKQVMREAEKRGPFLKDNETS; translated from the exons ATGATTTCCTTCTGTCTCTTGTTTCTCTGGATTCCTATAACTTCTGCAG CTCCCCACTCTATGAAATACTTATACACTGCAGTCTCAGGTGATACTGACTTCCCAGAGTTCATGGTGGTGGGTTTGCTGGACGATCATCAGTTTGTGTACTTTGACAGCAACACCAAGACACTGGGCCTCACCACTGAGTGGATGAAGAAGAAGGCAGGAAAATACTACAGGAAACTCTACACTGAGCCCCTGATTAACCAACATGAAGGTTTCAAAAACCTCATTACGTTTGCAAAGAAGCAGTTCAACCAAACCCAGTCAAAAG ctgTTCACACAATCCAGAACTTGTACGGCTGTGAGTGGAATGATGAGACTGAACTCCAAGATTATTTCCATCACTATGGATATGATGGTGAGGATTTCATTTCATTGGACATGAAGACCGTAAGATGGATAACCTCCGTACAGCAGGCAGATACCATCAAACAGAAGTGGGACGACAACAGCAAGAATCTGCACTATCTCAAATGGTACTTCACTAAGGAGTGTATTGACACTTTGAAGAAGTATTTGAACTTCGCCAGCAGCGTCTTGAAGCGGATAG cccctCCATCAGTGTCTCTGCTCCAGAAGACCCCCTCCTCTCCAGTGACCTGCCACGCTACAGGTTTCTACCCCAGTGGAGTCACGGTGTCCTGGCAGAAAGATGGACAAGAACAGCATGAAGATGTGTTGCATGGAGAGATTCTCCCCAACGATGATGGAACCTTCCAGAAAAGTGCTCACCTTACAATGGACTGTGATGAATGGAAGAACAACAACTACACCTGTGTGGTTGAACACAAAGAGAACATCATCGCCATCAGACTGGATCAGTCTGTGATAAAAACAAACAGTG ACAAGCCTCCTGAATTTGGCCCCATCATGATTGGAGTAGTGGTAGCTGTCATCCTCCTAGCCCTCATCACCATAGCTGGGTTTATTATGTggaacaggaagaggacag TCTCTGATGATGGTTCCAACCCCTCCATGACACAGCAGAACCAGATACAACTTGAGGTTTCTCTCTCACTAATCAAACAGGTAAT GAGAGAAGCAGAGAAAAGAGGACCTTTTTTGAAGGACAATGAGACCAGCTGA